Proteins from one Alkalinema sp. FACHB-956 genomic window:
- a CDS encoding phycobiliprotein lyase, with protein MDIQEFFQKSAGRWSSIKSNHHVDVTQQQSGKSTLEMQLLEPSDAAIAQLCEKQGVNPSQITCAARVQWDGFVEGETSNQKGSLVMAAIAHPDDQRQGKLLRAIGNFGVPAPASEFAFGENNEITITTEQEGLLTVERIWYESDNVRLRHSKIHRPDGSNSVTFCSEVRLISAPAK; from the coding sequence ATGGATATCCAGGAGTTTTTTCAAAAATCCGCTGGCCGCTGGTCTTCCATCAAAAGTAACCACCACGTAGACGTTACTCAGCAACAAAGCGGCAAATCCACCCTCGAAATGCAACTCCTGGAACCCAGCGATGCCGCGATCGCCCAACTCTGCGAAAAACAAGGGGTCAACCCCAGCCAAATTACCTGCGCCGCCCGAGTCCAGTGGGACGGCTTCGTAGAAGGCGAAACCAGCAACCAAAAAGGCTCCCTCGTCATGGCCGCGATCGCCCACCCCGACGATCAACGGCAAGGCAAACTCCTCCGCGCGATCGGTAACTTTGGCGTCCCCGCCCCCGCCAGCGAATTTGCCTTTGGTGAAAACAACGAAATCACCATCACCACCGAACAGGAAGGACTGCTCACCGTCGAACGCATCTGGTACGAAAGCGACAATGTTCGCCTGCGCCACAGCAAAATCCATCGCCCCGACGGCAGCAACAGCGTCACCTTCTGCTCCGAAGTCCGGCTGATTAGCGCCCCCGCCAAATAA
- the purL gene encoding phosphoribosylformylglycinamidine synthase subunit PurL, with protein MTALETAPFSPEEIASEGIKPDEYEEIVRRLDRHPNKAELGMFGVMWSEHCCYKNSRPLLSQFPTTGPRVLVGPGENAGVVDLGEGLRLAFKVESHNHPSAVEPFQGAATGVGGILRDIFTMGARPIAILNSLRFGDLADAKTKRLFQGVVAGISHYGNCVGVPTVGGEVYFDPAYSGNPLVNAMALGLMETPEIVKSGAKGIGNPVLYVGSTTGRDGMGGASFASAELSDESLDDRPAVQVGDPFLEKSLIEACLEAFKTGAVVAAQDMGAAGLTCSTAEMAAKGGVGIELDLDKIPARETGMVPYEYLLSESQERMLFVAAKGREQELIDIFHKWELQAVVAGQVIEDPIVRILFKGEVAALVPATALSDNTPIYRRELMAEAPAYAQTAWAWNESQLPACDTQGLNGLTWNQITLQLLDTPTIASKRWVYRQYDHQVQNNTVIFPGGADAAVVRVRPQATETEAILLDQPAPTRGVAATTDCNPRYVYLNPYEGAKAAVAEAARNLSCVGAEPLAVTDNLNFGSPEKQIGYWQLANACKGLAEACQEFATPVTGGNVSLYNETLDSDGNPQPIYPTPVVGMVGLVEDLSKIAGQSFQAAGDRIYLLGFGTDAASPAVTLGGSEYLAAIHQTVAGQPPVIDFALERQVQAACRSGIQQGWIKSAHDAAEGGLAIALAESCIGGNLGAAIQCTTTQRIDHLLFAEGGARIIVSVAPEHQTTFETFLQEQLGDHWQAIGQVTEIGSALTITVADTVADTVAEQVVIQLTVAEMTETWANAIDRRMTE; from the coding sequence ATGACTGCCCTTGAAACTGCACCGTTTTCCCCCGAAGAAATTGCCTCCGAAGGCATCAAACCCGACGAATACGAAGAAATTGTCCGACGGCTCGATCGCCATCCCAACAAAGCTGAACTAGGGATGTTTGGCGTCATGTGGTCGGAGCACTGCTGTTACAAGAATTCCCGGCCTCTGCTGAGCCAGTTTCCCACCACGGGGCCTCGGGTTCTTGTTGGGCCGGGGGAAAACGCCGGAGTCGTTGATCTCGGGGAAGGGCTACGGCTCGCCTTTAAAGTGGAATCCCACAATCACCCGTCGGCAGTGGAACCCTTCCAAGGGGCGGCCACCGGAGTAGGTGGAATTCTGCGGGACATTTTCACCATGGGAGCCCGCCCGATCGCCATTCTCAATTCCCTACGCTTCGGTGATCTGGCGGATGCGAAAACGAAGCGGCTGTTCCAGGGGGTCGTTGCGGGTATTTCCCACTATGGCAACTGTGTTGGCGTACCCACGGTGGGCGGCGAGGTGTACTTTGATCCGGCTTACTCCGGCAATCCGCTGGTCAATGCCATGGCCCTAGGCTTGATGGAAACCCCAGAAATTGTCAAATCCGGAGCCAAGGGCATTGGCAACCCGGTGCTCTACGTCGGTTCCACGACGGGACGGGACGGCATGGGCGGGGCTAGCTTTGCCAGTGCGGAACTCTCCGATGAATCCCTGGACGATCGGCCAGCGGTGCAAGTGGGGGATCCCTTTTTGGAAAAATCCCTGATCGAAGCTTGCCTAGAAGCCTTCAAAACCGGAGCCGTGGTCGCTGCCCAGGACATGGGAGCCGCTGGATTGACCTGTTCCACCGCTGAAATGGCCGCTAAGGGGGGCGTCGGCATTGAGCTAGATCTGGACAAAATTCCCGCGCGGGAAACGGGGATGGTGCCCTACGAATATCTGCTCTCGGAATCCCAGGAACGGATGCTGTTTGTCGCCGCCAAAGGTCGGGAACAGGAACTCATCGACATTTTCCACAAGTGGGAATTGCAAGCCGTTGTGGCGGGTCAGGTGATTGAAGATCCGATCGTGCGGATTTTGTTTAAAGGCGAAGTGGCGGCCTTGGTTCCGGCGACGGCCTTGTCGGACAACACCCCGATCTACCGCCGGGAATTGATGGCGGAAGCCCCGGCCTATGCCCAAACGGCTTGGGCGTGGAATGAGTCCCAGTTGCCTGCCTGCGATACCCAAGGATTGAACGGTCTGACCTGGAACCAAATCACGCTGCAACTGCTGGACACCCCCACGATCGCCTCCAAGCGCTGGGTCTATCGCCAGTACGATCACCAAGTACAGAACAACACGGTGATTTTCCCCGGTGGTGCGGATGCGGCAGTGGTGCGGGTACGGCCCCAGGCCACGGAGACGGAAGCGATTTTGTTGGATCAGCCCGCCCCCACCCGAGGCGTTGCAGCCACCACGGATTGCAACCCCCGTTACGTCTACCTCAACCCCTACGAAGGCGCGAAGGCGGCTGTGGCTGAAGCGGCACGGAACCTGTCCTGTGTCGGAGCTGAGCCCTTAGCTGTGACGGATAACCTCAACTTTGGCAGCCCCGAAAAACAGATCGGTTATTGGCAGTTGGCTAACGCTTGCAAAGGCTTAGCGGAAGCTTGTCAGGAATTTGCCACGCCCGTCACCGGCGGTAACGTTTCCCTGTACAACGAAACCCTCGATTCCGACGGTAATCCCCAACCGATTTACCCCACCCCCGTCGTCGGCATGGTGGGCTTGGTGGAAGACCTAAGCAAGATTGCAGGTCAAAGCTTCCAGGCAGCGGGCGATCGCATTTACCTGCTGGGGTTTGGCACGGATGCAGCCAGTCCTGCGGTGACGTTGGGTGGATCGGAATATCTGGCGGCGATTCATCAAACCGTGGCTGGCCAACCGCCCGTGATTGACTTCGCCTTGGAACGGCAGGTGCAGGCCGCTTGCCGATCGGGGATTCAGCAGGGATGGATCAAATCGGCCCATGATGCGGCGGAAGGCGGATTGGCGATCGCCCTGGCAGAGTCCTGCATTGGCGGGAATCTGGGGGCGGCGATCCAATGCACCACCACCCAGCGCATCGATCACCTGCTCTTTGCGGAAGGGGGCGCGAGAATTATCGTATCGGTGGCTCCCGAACACCAGACGACCTTTGAAACGTTTCTGCAAGAACAGTTGGGTGATCATTGGCAAGCGATCGGGCAAGTCACAGAAATCGGATCAGCCCTGACGATTACCGTGGCCGATACCGTGGCCGATACCGTGGCCGAGCAAGTTGTGATCCAGTTGACCGTGGCGGAAATGACCGAAACCTGGGCCAATGCGATCGATCGACGGATGACAGAATAG
- a CDS encoding response regulator — protein sequence MFPEDNDFILIVDDSPTNLAVLSQALKASGLKVRAAEDGESAIALSRKKVPALILLDIQMPGIDGFETCRRLKAMPETQQVPVIFMTALSDIESKVKGLSVGAVDYITKPFDEVEVIARVDVHLKLHHLNQALEQKNQELQELNQTLDQRVYQRTEALRQAQTKLVQQEKLSALGELVSGIAHEMNNPIGCIINNIDPTENYIFNLTRAIQLYREITPNLSPEEADALAQLDLEFILEDFPKILQTIRLSSHRIYDISVALRNFARLDIESKQPINLHESLDGTLLILGHRLKAVAQKPRIQVIRDYGELPFIDCYPGQLNQVFMNLIANAIDALDDAIEQGKLSDPEIQVQTAVQEEQVMIRIADNGMGIPQEIQNKMFEPMFTTKPAGKGTGLGLSISRQIIEERHHGSLTINPERTHGAEFVIMLPIQDA from the coding sequence ATGTTCCCAGAAGACAACGACTTCATTTTAATTGTTGATGACAGTCCTACCAATTTAGCAGTTCTCTCGCAAGCGCTCAAAGCGAGTGGGCTTAAAGTGCGGGCTGCGGAAGATGGTGAAAGTGCTATTGCATTGAGCCGCAAAAAGGTGCCAGCCTTAATCTTGCTGGATATCCAAATGCCAGGAATTGATGGATTTGAAACCTGCCGTCGTCTGAAAGCAATGCCGGAAACACAGCAGGTTCCTGTGATTTTCATGACTGCACTCTCAGACATTGAGAGCAAAGTGAAAGGCTTGTCCGTGGGGGCTGTGGACTACATTACCAAGCCCTTTGATGAAGTGGAAGTGATTGCGCGGGTCGATGTCCATTTGAAACTGCATCATCTCAATCAAGCACTAGAGCAAAAAAATCAAGAATTACAGGAGTTGAATCAAACCCTAGATCAACGGGTTTATCAGCGCACCGAAGCATTACGGCAGGCCCAAACCAAGCTGGTTCAGCAAGAGAAACTATCCGCATTAGGTGAGTTGGTTTCGGGCATTGCCCATGAGATGAACAATCCGATCGGTTGCATTATCAACAACATTGATCCCACGGAAAATTACATTTTCAATCTGACGCGAGCGATTCAACTTTACCGAGAAATCACGCCTAATCTCTCCCCTGAAGAGGCCGATGCTCTGGCACAGCTCGATTTAGAGTTTATCCTAGAAGACTTTCCAAAAATCCTGCAAACAATTCGGTTGAGCAGTCATCGAATTTATGACATCTCCGTGGCGTTGCGTAATTTTGCCCGGTTAGATATTGAAAGCAAACAGCCGATTAATCTCCATGAAAGCTTGGATGGCACGCTGTTAATTCTGGGTCATCGTCTCAAAGCAGTGGCGCAAAAACCCAGGATTCAAGTTATCCGGGATTACGGTGAGCTCCCCTTCATTGATTGCTATCCTGGTCAACTCAACCAAGTTTTTATGAACTTAATTGCCAACGCGATCGATGCGTTGGATGACGCGATCGAGCAGGGCAAATTGAGTGACCCCGAAATTCAGGTACAGACTGCGGTGCAGGAAGAGCAGGTGATGATCCGAATTGCAGACAATGGCATGGGTATTCCTCAAGAGATTCAAAACAAAATGTTTGAACCCATGTTTACCACCAAGCCTGCTGGCAAAGGAACCGGGCTGGGCCTCTCCATTTCGCGTCAGATTATTGAAGAACGACATCATGGTTCCTTGACGATCAATCCTGAGCGAACCCACGGTGCAGAATTTGTCATTATGCTGCCCATTCAAGACGCATGA
- the purF gene encoding amidophosphoribosyltransferase yields the protein MMPTEDLFDHSDDPLHDRPDKPEEACGVFGVYAPQEAVAKFAYFGLFALQHRGQESAGIATFEGETVHLHKDMGLVTQVFNESIIAELPGDLAVGHTRYSTTGSSRVVNAQPAVVKTRLGPVALAHNGNLVNTADLQAELLDRDHDLQTTTDSEMIAVAIGEAVNDGQEWQDAIITACKRSTGAFSLVIGTPGALYGTRDPNGVRPLVIGTLPREGYSTPARYVLASETCALDIIGATYIRDVEPGELVCITAAGLTSLRWSESHRKLCIFEMIYFARPDSTVHEESLYSYRMRIGRQLAKESTVDADIVIAVPDSGVPAAIGFSQASGIPYAEGLIKNRYVGRTFIQPTQSMRESGIRMKLNPLKDVLLGKRVIIVDDSIVRGTTSRKIVKALRDAGATEVHMRISSPPVTHPCFYGIDTDSQDHLIAATKSVEEIAEQIGVDSLAYLSLEGMLETTLQDTTNFCSACFTGKYPIEVPEMLKRSKLMLEEATV from the coding sequence ATGATGCCAACCGAAGACTTATTTGACCATTCCGATGACCCGCTTCACGATCGCCCGGACAAGCCGGAGGAAGCCTGTGGGGTCTTTGGGGTCTATGCACCCCAAGAGGCCGTTGCAAAGTTTGCTTATTTTGGGTTATTCGCGCTCCAGCACCGAGGTCAGGAGTCCGCAGGGATTGCGACCTTTGAAGGGGAGACGGTGCATCTCCATAAGGACATGGGCCTGGTGACCCAGGTGTTTAATGAATCGATTATTGCGGAGTTGCCGGGGGATTTGGCCGTGGGGCACACCCGCTATTCCACGACGGGTTCCAGCCGGGTGGTCAATGCCCAGCCAGCGGTGGTCAAAACACGTCTCGGCCCGGTGGCCTTGGCCCACAATGGCAACCTGGTGAATACGGCGGACTTGCAAGCGGAATTGTTAGACCGCGACCATGATTTGCAAACGACCACTGACTCGGAAATGATTGCGGTGGCGATCGGAGAGGCGGTGAATGACGGGCAGGAGTGGCAGGATGCGATTATCACGGCCTGTAAGCGATCGACGGGGGCGTTTAGCCTAGTGATCGGGACACCGGGGGCACTGTATGGCACGCGCGATCCCAATGGGGTGCGTCCGTTGGTGATTGGCACCCTGCCCCGCGAAGGCTACAGCACGCCGGCGCGCTATGTGTTGGCTTCGGAAACCTGTGCGTTGGACATCATTGGTGCAACCTACATCCGGGATGTGGAACCGGGGGAATTGGTCTGCATTACGGCAGCGGGACTGACTTCGCTCCGCTGGTCGGAGAGCCACCGCAAGCTGTGCATTTTTGAAATGATCTACTTTGCGCGGCCTGACAGTACGGTGCATGAGGAGAGCTTGTATAGCTACCGGATGCGCATTGGGCGGCAGTTGGCAAAGGAATCTACGGTGGATGCGGATATCGTGATTGCGGTGCCGGATTCTGGGGTGCCTGCGGCGATCGGCTTTTCCCAGGCGTCGGGGATTCCCTATGCGGAAGGGTTGATTAAGAATCGCTATGTGGGCCGGACGTTTATTCAGCCGACTCAGTCGATGCGGGAGTCGGGGATTCGCATGAAGCTCAACCCGTTGAAGGATGTGCTGCTAGGTAAGCGGGTGATCATTGTGGATGATTCGATCGTGCGGGGGACGACGAGCCGCAAGATTGTTAAGGCGTTGCGGGATGCGGGTGCGACGGAAGTGCATATGCGGATTTCTTCGCCGCCGGTGACCCATCCTTGTTTCTACGGCATCGATACCGATAGTCAGGATCACTTGATTGCGGCAACGAAGTCCGTTGAGGAAATTGCTGAGCAAATCGGCGTCGATTCGCTAGCGTATTTATCGCTAGAGGGAATGCTGGAGACAACGCTACAGGATACAACAAATTTCTGTTCAGCTTGCTTTACGGGTAAGTATCCGATCGAAGTTCCAGAAATGCTGAAGCGATCGAAGCTGATGTTGGAAGAGGCAACGGTTTAG